In a genomic window of Ipomoea triloba cultivar NCNSP0323 chromosome 3, ASM357664v1:
- the LOC116012287 gene encoding protein DETOXIFICATION 27-like yields the protein MSSNGILAENKVPLLTSSSSEVDTQHHTTDTNLSRRIWVETKKLWHIVGPAIFTRVSSYSMMIITQAFAGHIGDVELAAISITTNLILGFNFGLMLGMASALETLCGQAYGAKRYHMLGVYLQRCWVVLWLFSLAMIPLYLYATPVLKLLGQPEEVSELSGSVALAFLPLQFSFASWFPMQRCLQSQLKNFVVAWISFGALIVHILINWFIVYQLKLGIIATALALSFSWWLIVVGLFVYTVFGGCPLTWTGFSMEAFSDLWAFFKLSISSGIMLCLENWYYRILILMTGNLYNAEIVLDALSICMNINSMELMIPLSFFAGTGVRVANELGAGNGKAARFASIVSVMESIGIGIVFWVLIIFFHNQLALIFTTSQPILDEVHKLSLLLAFTILLNSVQPILSGVAVGSGWQAYVAYINLGCYYLLGVPFGLILGWVFNKGVMGIWSGMIGGTAVQTLVLAVITIRTDWDNEARNANRHVEKWDAVGHVKP from the exons ATGTCCAGCAATGGTATACTGGCGGAAAATAAGGTTCCTTTGTTAACCTCGTCGTCATCGGAGGTCGACACACAGCATCACACGACCGACACAAATCTTTCACGAAGAATTTGGGTAGAAACGAAGAAGCTATGGCACATAGTAGGACCCGCCATCTTCACCCGAGTCTCTTCTTATTCCATGATGATTATCACCCAAGCTTTCGCCGGCCATATTGGCGATGTTGAGCTCGCTGCTATTTCTATCACCACCAACCTCATCCTCGGCTTCAACTTCGGCCTCATG CTTGGGATGGCGAGTGCGCTAGAGACGCTGTGTGGGCAAGCATACGGCGCAAAAAGATATCACATGTTGGGCGTATATCTACAACGTTGTTGGGTAGTTCTATGGCTGTTCAGTTTGGCGATGATTCCATTGTATCTCTACGCCACGCCGGTGTTGAAGCTACTAGGGCAGCCGGAGGAGGTGTCGGAGCTGTCCGGATCAGTTGCGCTAGCTTTCCTTCCGCTTCAGTTCTCCTTCGCGTCTTGGTTTCCTATGCAGAGGTGCTTGCAGAGCCAGCTGAAGAACTTCGTGGTAGCCTGGATAAGTTTTGGGGCCTTAATTGTGCATATTTTAATCAACTGGTTCATTGTGTACCAGCTGAAGCTTGGGATCATCGCCACCGCCCTTGCGCTGTCTTTTTCTTGGTGGCTTATTGTGGTGGGGCTGTTTGTGTACACAGTTTTCGGCGGATGTCCTCTTACTTGGACTGGTTTCTCCATGGAAGCCTTCTCTGATCTTTGGGCTTTCTTCAAACTCTCCATATCTTCCGGAATCATGTTatg TTTGGAGAACTGGTACTACAGGATATTAATTTTAATGACCGGAAATCTCTATAATGCCGAAATTGTCCTGGATGCATTGTCCATTTG TATGAATATCAATTCCATGGAGCTAATGATTCCTCTATCCTTCTTTGCTGGAACTGG TGTAAGGGTTGCTAATGAGCTAGGAGCAGGAAATGGAAAGGCAGCGAGGTTTGCATCTATAGTATCAGTGATGGAATCCATAGGGATTGGCATAGTGTTCTGGGTGTTAATCATTTTTTTCCACAATCAACTTGCCCTCATTTTCACTACCAGCCAACCTATCTTGGATGAAGTTCACAAACTCTCTCTTCTCTTAGCTTTCACCATTCTCCTCAACAGTGTCCAACCAATTCTCTCAG GAGTTGCGGTTGGTTCGGGATGGCAAGCTTATGTGGCGTACATAAATCTAGGGTGTTACTATCTGCTTGGAGTTCCTTTTGGACTTATATTGGGATGGGTTTTCAATAAAGGAGTTATG GGAATATGGAGTGGAATGATTGGCGGGACTGCAGTTCAAACACTGGTATTGGCGGTAATTACCATTCGAACTGACTGGGATAATGAG GCACGGAATGCAAATAGGCATGTGGAGAAGTGGGATGCAGTAGGTCATGTGAAACCATAA
- the LOC116013307 gene encoding protein DETOXIFICATION 27 — protein sequence MSGSGRMDENKVPLLDYSSAQNNNGEEEEEEKKFLGRFWVESKKLWQIVGPAIFSRIASYSMFVITQAFAGHLGDLELAAMSIASNVILGFDFGLMLGMASALETLCGQAFGAKRYHMLGIYLQRSWVVLFLCCVAMLPLFFFATPVLKALGQAEDVSELSGVVVMAFLPLHFCFAFQFPLQRFLQSQLKNSVIAWVNFVALIVHVLLSWLIVYRFQLGIIATALTLNFSWFVIFFGLFGYTVCGGCPLTWPGFSMEAFSGLWDFFKLSVSSGIMLCLENWYYRILIVMTGNLENAKIAVDALSICMNINGWELMIPLGFFAGTGVRVANELGAGNGKGAKFAAFVSVSHSMIIGLFFWLLILTFDNKLALIFSSSQTVLEAVHDLSFLLAFTVLLNSVQPILSGVAVGSGWQAYVAYINLGCYYLVGVPLGIMMEWVFHQGVKGIWAGMIFGGTAVQTIILCIITIRCDWEKEAQKANKHVNKWESVGHSAS from the exons ATGTCTGGCAGTGGCAGAATGGACGAAAATAAGGTGCCGTTATTAGACTATTCATCGGCCCAAAATAacaatggagaagaagaagaagaagagaagaagttTCTGGGGAGGTTTTGGGTTGAATCAAAGAAGCTATGGCAGATCGTGGGCCCGGCTATCTTCAGCCGTATTGCTTCGTACTCCATGTTCGTGATCACCCAAGCATTCGCCGGCCACCTCGGAGACCTCGAACTGGCGGCTATGTCGATTGCCAGCAACGTGATTCTCGGGTTCGACTTCGGGCTTATGCTGGGCATGGCGAGCGCGTTAGAGACACTGTGCGGGCAAGCGTTTGGGGCGAAAAGGTATCACATGTTGGGGATTTATCTGCAGAGGTCGTGGGTTGTTCTGTTTTTGTGCTGTGTGGCGATGTTGCCGTTGTTTTTCTTCGCCACACCGGTGCTGAAGGCGCTGGGGCAGGCGGAGGACGTGTCGGAGCTGTCGGGGGTGGTGGTGATGGCGTTCTTGCCGTTGCACTTTTGCTTTGCGTTTCAGTTTCCGTTGCAGAGGTTTCTGCAGAGTCAGCTTAAGAATTCGGTGATTGCTTGGGTGAATTTTGTGGCTCTGATTGTGCATGTTCTGCTTAGTTGGTTGATTGTTTATCGGTTCCAGTTGGGAATTATTGCCACGGCTTTGACCTTGAACTTCTCTTGGTTTGTCATCTTCTTTGGGCTGTTTGGATACACGGTTTGCGGTGGGTGTCCACTTACCTGGCCGGGGTTCTCCATGGAAGCTTTTAGTGGCCTTTGGGACTTCTTTAAACTCTCTGTTTCATCCGGCATCATGCTATG CTTGGAAAATTGGTACTACAGAATTTTGATAGTGATGACAGGGAATTTGGAGAATGCTAAAATTGCCGTTGATGCTTTGTCAATATG TATGAACATTAACGGCTGGGAACTTATGATTCCTCTTGGTTTCTTCGCTGGAACTGG TGTTAGGGTAGCAAATGAGTTGGGAGCAGGGAATGGAAAAGGAGCAAAGTTCGCCGCATTTGTGTCAGTGTCACACTCCATGATAATTGGTCTCTTCTTTTGGCTACTAATCCTAACCTTCGACAACAAGCTTGCCCTAATTTTCTCGTCTAGTCAAACCGTTCTCGAAGCTGTTCATGATCTCTCATTCCTCTTAGCATTCACCGTACTTCTCAACAGCGTTCAACCAATCCTATCag GGGTGGCTGTTGGATCTGGATGGCAAGCATATGTAGCATACATAAACCTTGGGTGCTACTATTTGGTTGGAGTCCCACTTGGCATTATGATGGAATGGGTTTTCCACCAAGGTGTCAAG GGAATATGGGCTGGGATGATCTTTGGTGGAACGGCAGTGCAAACTATAATATTGTGTATAATCACCATAAGATGTGATTGGGAAAAAGAG GCTCAGAAGGCGAATAAGCACGTTAATAAGTGGGAAAGCGTGGGTCACAGTGCCTCGTAG